One window of Nitrospira sp. genomic DNA carries:
- a CDS encoding YdiU family protein, producing MTRRTLETLSFDNTYARLPQAFHARLNPTPFSAPPYLVHANRAAAELIDLDPAQLTRPEFTALFGGSALAPGMEPLAMLYSGHQFGVYVRQLGDGRAILLGEVKNDQGERWDLHLKGAGMTPFSRDGDGRAVLRSTIREYLCCTAMQGLGIPTTQALCLVGSDDKVYREQIETGAMLVRMAPSHVRFGTFEIFYYRKQHDHLRTLADYVIAQHFPHLRDADDRYVRFFGEVVERTAKLIAQWQAVGWAHGVMNTDNMSILGLTLDYGPYGFMDDYDAGFICNHSDHNGRYAFNQQPYIGLWNLSCLAQALLPLADKDALKAGLETYQPLFEREYLRLMRAKFGLVVERTEDDELIRDFLGLLQGSHADYAIVCRELSTFSTADGATNDTLREQFLNRDRFDEWAVRYQDRLRNERSCDGERRDRMNRVNPKYVLRNYLAQTAIEKAQNKDFSEIDRLFTLLQDPFTEQPSMDPYALPPPNWGKHLAVSCSS from the coding sequence ATGACTCGGCGCACGTTGGAAACGCTCTCCTTCGACAATACCTATGCCCGCCTTCCTCAAGCCTTTCATGCGCGATTGAATCCGACTCCGTTCAGCGCCCCTCCCTATCTGGTTCATGCCAATCGAGCCGCAGCTGAACTGATCGATCTTGACCCGGCGCAACTTACGCGACCGGAGTTCACGGCGCTTTTCGGCGGGAGTGCCTTGGCGCCGGGGATGGAGCCCCTCGCAATGCTGTACTCCGGCCATCAATTCGGCGTCTATGTGCGGCAGCTCGGCGATGGACGAGCCATTCTCCTCGGCGAGGTGAAGAACGACCAAGGGGAACGGTGGGATCTGCATCTCAAGGGCGCGGGGATGACCCCGTTTTCGCGCGATGGAGACGGCCGGGCGGTACTGCGCTCCACGATCCGTGAGTATCTCTGCTGTACCGCGATGCAAGGTCTCGGTATTCCAACCACACAGGCACTCTGCCTCGTCGGCAGCGACGACAAGGTGTACCGGGAACAGATCGAAACCGGCGCGATGCTGGTCCGCATGGCGCCTTCCCATGTCCGCTTCGGTACGTTTGAAATCTTCTATTACCGGAAACAGCATGATCACCTCAGAACTCTGGCCGACTATGTGATCGCCCAGCATTTTCCCCATCTCCGCGATGCCGACGACAGATACGTGCGTTTCTTTGGTGAAGTCGTCGAGCGTACCGCGAAGCTGATCGCCCAATGGCAGGCTGTCGGCTGGGCGCACGGAGTCATGAACACCGACAACATGTCGATTTTGGGCCTGACGCTGGACTATGGTCCATACGGCTTCATGGACGATTACGATGCGGGGTTCATCTGTAACCACTCGGATCACAACGGCCGCTATGCCTTCAATCAGCAGCCCTACATCGGGCTCTGGAATCTGAGCTGCTTGGCGCAAGCCTTGTTGCCGTTGGCGGACAAGGATGCATTGAAGGCAGGCCTCGAGACCTATCAACCTCTATTCGAGCGGGAGTACTTGAGGCTCATGCGGGCGAAATTCGGATTGGTCGTTGAGCGAACAGAAGACGACGAACTCATTCGCGACTTTCTGGGTCTCCTCCAAGGCAGCCATGCGGATTATGCGATTGTGTGTAGGGAGCTGAGTACATTCTCCACGGCTGACGGCGCAACCAACGACACGTTGCGTGAACAGTTCCTCAACCGTGACCGTTTCGACGAATGGGCGGTGCGCTATCAGGATCGATTGCGGAATGAACGCAGCTGCGACGGTGAGCGGCGTGACCGTATGAATCGTGTGAACCCCAAGTATGTGCTGCGTAACTATCTTGCGCAGACGGCCATTGAGAAGGCCCAGAACAAAGACTTCTCCGAAATCGACCGGCTCTTCACTTTACTCCAAGATCCTTTCACTGAGCAGCCGAGCATGGATCCCTATGCGCTTCCTCCACCGAACTGGGGCAAGCATCTGGCTGTAAGTTGTTCATCGTAG
- a CDS encoding proton-conducting transporter membrane subunit produces MSGRSQYKPTDHASIENRACGWLLCFRQLARIASGCSKRLSSKAAASEGARRTLRYVEHLSDARTPQADFFSILLEVMMSAVLLVPLLPLVTALIVGVGSEATLHARAKIAVWPIGAAFCCAIATLYVVATEGPIALRLYDPVASTVLAVPIGLYVDRLSAIMMVLISGIGTIIYTYSVEYMYQDLHERRYLALIGVTLFVLLCMVSSANLLMLFILWQLLSYLLYLLVHNHSHQETLKSAFRTFTLLRVGDVAFLGGTVLAYSLYGTLEFPDLFAVAAQSATTVSLFPGVEFNGATAVTLLLLVGGMSKSAQFPFYGWLPRYLYAPTSVTALLHAGIINAAGFLINRLAPLFGMSSTTLHIALVIGTLTAILGATMMLVQNDIKNMLGFSTIGQMGYMVMECGLGAFSLAVFHLIAHGLFKATVFLYSGNVIHKARQEPVLPHPRHETEEVSYSHLTWTTGFLTTLLIPLLILLATHGVLHIPLLESQGTVIFLFFIWITSSQAILTMTRLRTAASWKVSAAMLLTLLFVVFVYLFAVESFTAFLYPNPEEVASYFKAGDLPDWLFDLLLVASTTVTIGGWIYLYMRAHGRTVWTPSWIDSVRFRLYVLFLNRLYVDAVLYRVAHTLTSAIQRLDKRAQERSL; encoded by the coding sequence ATGAGTGGCCGGTCGCAGTACAAGCCAACCGACCATGCCTCGATCGAGAATCGAGCGTGCGGTTGGCTTTTGTGTTTTAGGCAGCTGGCTAGAATAGCTTCAGGATGCTCAAAAAGGCTGTCCAGCAAGGCCGCAGCGAGTGAAGGGGCGAGGCGTACGCTTCGGTACGTTGAGCATCTGAGCGATGCGAGAACGCCGCAGGCGGACTTTTTCAGCATCCTGTTAGAGGTGATGATGTCGGCTGTGTTGCTTGTGCCCCTGCTTCCATTGGTCACCGCTCTTATCGTGGGCGTTGGTAGCGAGGCCACGCTCCACGCCCGTGCGAAAATCGCCGTCTGGCCGATCGGCGCGGCTTTTTGCTGCGCCATCGCCACGCTGTATGTGGTGGCCACGGAAGGCCCGATTGCGCTTCGACTGTACGACCCGGTCGCCTCCACGGTGTTGGCCGTCCCGATCGGCCTCTATGTCGACCGGTTAAGCGCGATCATGATGGTGTTGATCTCCGGCATCGGCACGATCATTTACACCTACTCCGTCGAGTACATGTACCAAGATTTGCACGAGCGACGGTATCTCGCCTTGATCGGGGTGACCCTGTTCGTCCTCCTCTGCATGGTGTCCAGCGCGAATCTATTGATGTTGTTCATCCTCTGGCAGTTGTTGAGTTACCTCCTCTATCTCCTCGTCCACAATCATAGCCACCAGGAGACGCTGAAAAGCGCGTTCCGCACCTTCACGCTCTTGCGGGTCGGTGATGTCGCCTTCTTGGGTGGGACCGTGCTGGCATACTCGCTGTACGGCACATTGGAATTTCCTGATCTGTTTGCCGTTGCCGCGCAATCGGCGACAACCGTGTCCCTGTTCCCTGGTGTCGAATTCAACGGCGCGACGGCGGTCACCTTGCTGCTCCTGGTCGGCGGAATGAGTAAGTCCGCCCAGTTTCCATTTTACGGCTGGCTTCCCCGGTATCTCTATGCCCCGACGTCCGTGACGGCCTTATTGCACGCGGGCATCATCAATGCCGCAGGCTTTCTCATCAACCGCCTCGCCCCGCTCTTCGGGATGAGCTCGACCACTCTGCACATCGCCCTCGTCATCGGGACGCTGACGGCCATCCTCGGCGCCACCATGATGCTGGTACAAAACGACATCAAGAATATGCTCGGCTTTTCGACGATCGGCCAGATGGGCTACATGGTCATGGAATGCGGTTTGGGCGCCTTTTCGCTCGCGGTCTTTCACTTGATCGCCCACGGTCTGTTCAAAGCGACGGTGTTCTTGTACAGCGGGAACGTCATTCACAAGGCGAGACAGGAGCCGGTACTCCCCCATCCAAGGCACGAGACTGAGGAAGTCAGCTATTCACACCTGACCTGGACGACGGGATTTCTCACGACCCTGCTGATCCCCCTGCTGATCCTGCTGGCGACTCACGGCGTGTTACACATCCCGTTGTTGGAATCCCAGGGTACCGTCATCTTTCTTTTTTTCATCTGGATCACGTCTTCGCAAGCGATCCTGACGATGACGCGATTGCGGACTGCCGCTTCCTGGAAGGTGTCTGCGGCGATGTTGCTGACACTTTTGTTCGTCGTGTTCGTCTACCTGTTTGCCGTCGAATCGTTCACGGCGTTCCTGTACCCGAATCCGGAAGAGGTTGCCTCGTACTTCAAGGCCGGCGACCTTCCTGACTGGCTCTTTGACCTCCTGCTCGTGGCGTCGACGACGGTGACGATTGGGGGCTGGATCTATCTCTACATGCGAGCCCATGGCAGGACCGTGTGGACGCCGTCGTGGATCGACAGTGTCCGGTTCCGCCTCTATGTGTTGTTTCTGAATCGCCTCTATGTGGACGCCGTCTTATATCGAGTGGCTCACACCCTGACATCTGCCATTCAGCGCTTGGACAAACGCGCCCAAGAACGTTCGCTTTGA
- a CDS encoding DUF2294 domain-containing protein: MENAVRNAVIKFEQEFLGRGPDEVRAFIVRDLVVVRLKGVLTPAERQLAKTAEGVEMVKRLRQTLIALGRDKLCEQVSEITGAKILGLFTDIDVQLGERIFVFTMDRDIQNGGR; encoded by the coding sequence ATGGAAAACGCAGTCCGCAATGCCGTCATCAAATTCGAGCAGGAATTCTTGGGGCGAGGCCCTGATGAAGTCCGTGCCTTCATTGTGCGAGACCTGGTCGTGGTCCGCCTGAAGGGGGTACTCACACCGGCCGAGCGGCAGCTGGCGAAAACTGCGGAAGGTGTTGAAATGGTGAAGCGGCTACGGCAAACGTTGATCGCGCTGGGTCGGGATAAGCTCTGCGAACAAGTCAGCGAGATCACCGGTGCCAAAATCTTGGGTCTCTTCACAGATATAGATGTGCAGCTCGGAGAACGAATCTTTGTCTTTACGATGGATCGCGATATCCAGAACGGCGGCCGGTAA